CGGTGACACTTCGAAATCGCAAACGAACGCTTCGACGGCGATCGATCCGGTGAACGTCGGCGCGGACGCGCGAGCGCCCGAAGCGTCCGGCCCCAGCCCGCCGACGGTCGCAGCGACCGACGGCTTCGGCCGCGAGCGGCGCAACGAGGCCGGCGCCCGCGCCAGGGAGGACGACCGTCGAGTGAACTCGGCAGCCGCGACGGACGAGGTCTCCAAGAATCTGCGGTGAGCCTATTCGCACCCGTCACTCGCGCGCTCGCCTCGCTAAATACGGTTCGAGAGACCGGCCCCTTTCAAACGGTCCTCCCCCACGCAGGGCGTCCGGTGGCGCTGTGAAAAAGCGGCCCGCCCCGCAGCCGCCGGCGCGCGCCGCCCCGCCCGACCCGCGCCGCGACTCCGCCCTACACAGCGCGCTGCAGCGCCAGCGCGGCGAGGAGGCCGCGCGCCGGGAGCGGACCGCCCACAACCTGGCCCGGGGTGAGTCCCGCGAGCCCCCGGCCCGGCACGAACGAGGGTCGCGATTCGACGATCATCGGCTTCTGCGAAGTCATAGTTTTGTCTGCCAACAGTCGCCAAAATCTGCCAGTCGTATCTCTGCAGAAGGAAGGTACGGATACGTCCTCATTGATCGGTCGGTCTGTATGGCGCTATCTCGTGTGCAGGCCTGCCGCCGGCGCTGAGCGCGGCCGCCAAGCTGGACAAGCTGCGCAAGCTGGACGCGCTGCACAACCGCGACGGCGAAGAGCGCGACCGCAGCCACGCGCTGCAGGGCCGCGGGTGGGGCGCGCCCGACGTGCCGCTCGGACACGTGCTAGGCGCCGCCACCAGCGGCAGCAGCGCACGGCCCGACGTCGCAGAGCTGGAGgctgcgcggcggcggcgccagCTGCGCGACCTGAAGCCCATGTCGGCGGAGCAGTTCGAGCAGCGCTTCGGCGAGCTGCAGCTGCGGCGCGGCGAGGACCGCTTCAGCCAGATCAAGAGCTCGCTGCAGGAGCTGCGCCGCGGCCTCAGCGCGGTGAGCCGCAGCTAGCGCCCCGCCCCCCGGCCCCCGCCACTCACTCACTGTGCGCGTCTGTTGCAGGTGACGGCGCCGTACAACGTCGCCAACAATGAAGCCGCTCACAAGTgagttttaatctatacttataataaatctgtagagaggtcaattctgtacatgaaatatatttccaaaataactatcagggggtgattagtggtcgatactgatgccaaaaatacaatcagtaaaatttttgtctgtctgtctgtctgtctgtatgttctttatagaaacaaaaactactcaacggattttaacgaaacttggtacaattattcttcatactcctgggcaggttatagtatacttttcatcacactacgatcaatagaagcagagcagtgaagggaaatgttgggaaaacgggagaagttactcaattttttaagcttccgtcgcgtggtatgttcgttatagaaacaaaaactactcgacggattttaacgaaacttggcacaattatttttcatgcttctgggcaggttaaagtatacttttcattacgctaacgtcaataggagcagagcagtgaaaggaaatgttgagaaaacgggagaagttactccattttttaagcttctgtCGCCGTAtatggtccctaccataggaGTAGAGTAAGGATAGGGtggtggtagggtaggggtagggtaggggtagggtaggggtaggataaggataggggtagggtaggggtaaggtaggggtagggtagaataggggtaggcgtagtagtagggtttcacgcagacgaagtcgcgggcgtcggctagttataaatataaaacatacgaaagtACACATAGAAGGGGGCgaaggggttgaaagtgtacatcgatttttacgcggacgaagtcgcaagcctccgctagtctataataaaaCTAACAGATCCAATTTTGTACCTAcatcgcgcgttgcgaaagggggctgacaaaaaaaattaagaccaaaagttgaaccaattctttttacccgactgcctaagaaggagggtaattaatgtatttgctttagttgtaagccgtgacctGAAGACAGCTGGTGAGCTCCAGGGTAGCGATGATATgtatagcgatagcgatagtgATTGCGATAGCAAACTTCGGtccatccgggtgtcccttgacaccgctcaagttttttcttattttttatctgtctgtctgtccgtagtTCTGTTGATCGGGCAtaactgaattaattcaaatgaaatttcgtacgatttgagaccataaaaCGAAGAAGGTTGTAGGATACTtaatgaatagataataattgatttattttgctatcatccgcggtaagccgacgaacccatgcggcAACGTCACCCCGGTCCGACTAAACACTCTCCGTACGTTTcaccgaaaccggagcatcctcaggggatgttgactctacaacgtgtcATTGCAAAGTCTAAAGGATAGTTaatgtcgcgaaaataaaataaagagggtgaaatagggtttaaaaatttgtatggaaaatacttaatttttcaagttgcatttttaaaaattggtatgtatgtcctactataaaaatactaaaaataatgtaattcactATTTATCATAATTCTACTCTGATTTGTTGAAGAAAGCCTCCGTGTTGATCCAGAGTACAACCATTCCTATTCTGAAtgttagccaaatcgcttcagtggccGTGGCATAAGGGAGGAActgacatacatacacacacacacaaacaaacaaatcatatatttattttatttcattttaattaaaaataaaataaagaagatgTCTGTCGCAGGGGCGAGGAGCGGCTGCCGTGCGAGTTCTGCGGCGAGCTGGTGCCGCCCGACGACCTGGTGCAGCATCAGGTGAGTGCGGGAGCAGCTGGGTCGTCTACGTACAGAAAGAGGTCAATTCTGCCAGATCGATTCAATGTCTTATAAATTAGAAAACGCTCGCGATTAGCTGCCGTGGCCAAACGTTCAACAAGTACCGGCTGCGACCGCGCGGACGGCGCGCTCTAATATTTCAAATTGAGTTAAACCATGATTTCCTCCTCGTATCGGCATCGCTGCGGTCCCAGACGGGCTGTCGGCCGGACCTGGCGCAGTACCGGCCCGCGCcccccgcgccgcgcgccggcTCGCGGCCCGAGTCGCCGGCGCCGCTCATCCCGTGCGAGTTCTGCACCGCGCCGCTGCCGGTGTACCTCATCAGCGAGCACCAGGTGCGGCCGCTCACTACTATTGTTTACTCTCTTGTTTAcattataaaactcacttcgttcgtttaATAAAGTGCACCCCATAACGCAGCTGCAACCCCTTAGACGCGACCGAGCCATGCTCTCCTACTCGTAATATataatcatttatatttaattagatttcCTTTAGGCTTGCGCTTAATATAAATGTTGACCGTATGCCCATTGCCGCGGTTTCATGGCTCAgtttattaaagaaagaaaataagtaagtgatacctgtaaggctacttttaagttatgatgataataaataaataagtttattaatttttagtgtcacaaacagtacctaCATCTTGTCTAAGATGTTAcgtgactgtctgtgacaccaaacgaTGAGACGCATCGCGGTGCTGCTGCTTCACGTGCGCTGTGTCGCAGGAGCGCTGCGGCAGAGACGCCGACCTGCTGTTTGCCGACTGACGCGGCGCCCGCCGGCTCTCGGCTGGACCCTGCAGAAGGCTCGGCGGCCGTGTACTGCGTCTGTCACTGACCGCTGACGATCAGATCGGCAGGCGCTGCTAAAAGTTTTAGGTAAAACGGAAAGTGTAAACGTTAATAAGGCACAAGTAGACGATGAACACTGCACGTGCCTGCACGCGCGGGCGGCTACACTGGTACATTGACTGCGACAATAAATGATGAAATGAATGATGTCGTGACGTACCGACTCACGGCGAGCCGCCCGACGGATACTTACGTTTACTTTATCTACGAGCCGCCGCACAGTGGAAATCATTTAATGCtggacatatttatttttcgtatATTTCATGTTGgtgttactttttaatttataaattgatcTTATTGCTAATTTTAGAACGAAATAGAGCGAGCCCCATTAGTGCGTCGCGTTCAGCTGCGACGCAGGTGTAGCGTACAAGGCGTTGGTCCATTGCGACGccgcaacgcaacgcactagTGAGGCGCCTCCACAAGACAATGACGTCATACAAGCTGCAAGCGAATGTTGTCGCGCAGGAGCTGTCTGTCGCCGTGCTTCGGCACTGTCTACTACAATATTTCCTGTGCTTTCGAACTTTCTGATATTATTGTCATTACTGAGGCCCGCTAATATGCATGCGAATGTACAAACAAAAGTGAGCGGCTGGTGCAGTAGGCGACATGTTGACTATGCGATGACAGAAACACATTTTGTGTCATCGatgtaaccatagcaacacgtTGACGCCGTTACAATcgcattttgaaaattttaattgtttgaTATCTTTAATGTTATCTTTAATTTCGGAGCACGCGTCGTACACTTTTGTCTACAACTGTAGTGCGCGCGCACACAACTGTCGCGTTGGCTCCACTTACTGCAGGGGCTACACCTACTTGAACTGTCCGAATGCTTAGAATGAATGCGCTCTCTACTTGTTCCTATTGTTCTCTGTATTAGACGTATACTCGCACGATGACGTGGCAGCCGCTGCGCGCtctcagagggcctagtgggagttttcaatattttcatactgttactattgcgttaacgtgaacgtgaatttatatggagttgAAGCAATTGTGCAGTagcgccactagatggcgccgtttcaattccttagaaattcgcgtttacgttaacgcgatagtaatagtatcaaactgccagtAGACCCTgtgatatattttgttttattattgtgattatAAATGTTTATGAACGGTGGAGATGTAGGTGTAAGCATTATAGTAGTACTAGACGAAATTGTAAATTAGTATATTCtcgtaaacaatattaaatgaactgctttaagtatgtatattgtatttttttattaaactttcatattacaatgaattttatttacacaatatatAGCACAAATAACATAAGGTATACGGCATCAGCACATTGGTATTGGTGCGTTGTACTCGGCAGTCTCGAACGCAACGTTACACTATACCGGGTATATTTTGTGATGGCGTTTAACTCGCTCAACTGCAGCCACAAAGCATGCATCACACTGGAGCGCATGTACAGTGTTGTGGGCGGGGCTGCGCCACACATTCagatatctattttatttaataaaagaaacttAAAGTGCTGTGGTGAACTTTACcgaatatttgttttgtttttgcaaaattcaaaatattgatTTCGATATTGCAAAACACTGCTTTGCTCAGGGTTTGGGTTCGTCGTCTACGTCGCGACGGTCCTGTGTGCGAGGACTCTTCTTGACTGCACCACTGTGTGGGCGGCTGACTcgctgactgactgactgactgcaGGATATGGCTACGGAGCGTCGGTGGGATCATCTCTACTGACCGCTTCATTTGCATACTCTACGAGATTATACATGTCCTGActtattatatacataactaaaataataattgaacacATTCGTTTTGagcaacaataaataatttcaatcgATTTACTTCTCTAACCGTAGACGATGAGGCGCGACGATGAGGGTCTATCGGCCAGTCCTACGTAAGGACTCCAAGtataactttaaattatttaaataaacttccGGAATGATTACGTAGTACAAAATACATCTCAACCTAAAATCATTGAAACACACCGAAGTAAACCAGTCGGCCGTCATCGGGTGCGTCCAACGACACGGCGTCCCGCCGAGCAGTGCGGGACCGCTGCGGCGGGACGCTGCCGCCTGCCGCCGCGCGTCGGCTCAGAAGCAGCACAGGAAGTACTCGTCGGGGCAGCGCGGCACGGTGATCTGCAGCTTGGGGCAGTTCCAGATCCTCTCGCAGCGGCAGCGGCTCTTGAACCCGCGCGTCTCCTTGCCGCCGCCCGGCAGCAGGTTgccgcccccgccgcccccgccgcccccgccgcccgcgcTGTAGTAGCTCAGCTTGGACAGGAAgcgcggcgcggggcgcggggggcgcggcgcgcgcgtgAACGTCCGCAGCGGAGCGCCCCTCGGGGAAAGGGCGCGATCGGACTCCGTCGCTGCGGTAGTTGAAGAAATGAGTCTTTCTGTTTCTATTTCGATTCTCGTAGTAGCGGGGCGCTCCGTCCGCCCGCCTGCCTCCGCTGTCGGAGTGGTGGGTCGTTCTGCTTCCGTCGCAGCGCCCGCGTCGTCGGGGGCTTCCGTCTCCGCGTCGTCCTGCGCCAGGTCGCCGCGCTCGGTGGACGCCACAGGCGGGCTCTCGACGAAGGCGACGTCGGCGTCTTGCGGCGCCACGAAGGCGACGTCGACGTCCCGCGGCGTCTCGCTCGCGACGAAGGCGACGTCGGCGTCTTGCGGCGCCCCGCTCGCGACGCCTGCGCCCAGGAGCACCCACAGCAGTAACCTGAAATGTTACACATGTGACATGAAATGGATGATGTTCGCTACGAATTGGTCTACAGTCTACACGGTTATGCCTGCACCTAGGTATTCATATCACTCATCTCGCTCAGTAAATGTTCGCGCAAATGCCTCCGCCCGCGGACTCTGCCTGTCTCCAAATACGTACGTACCTAAAACCcctaaaatgaacatttttcGCACTTATTCCTATTCGTAGAAATGATTCGATTTCGTTTAAGATTAAATCATGAGATAGACATGTGGACCGTTGgtagataaatattattacgtagCTTTAATGGTAAAATGATAATGAGTCGGACGATAATTCCCATGATAGGTCCGCAGTTTAGTACAAATATGTCGTATCGCTGACCTTTTCCAATATTCACACGAGCTGCGGCGGGGGCGGGCTGCGCGCGCGACACCTGCCTCATGCTGAGGTCGTTCACTCCGACACCTAGGTGGCTGCCGGATACAGGTACAGGTgttaataatacgagtataacgaGCGAGGTACGAAGGTACGCAAGGTATTTGTGAAACCATCTTCGATGTGGCCGTGTTGTACCTACCGAGTCAGGTTTGCttgatgtttgtttgaatggaTCGCGCCGACCTGTTTAtcttcttctatacttataaaaaatctgtagCCGGTCCAATTCTGTCCTGATGTTTTTGTTGGAGagcattatataaaaattactgaagccaaaaataaattttttgtctgtctgtccatatttttgttgaccgggcatcatgctgaaactactgaatgaacttgaatgaaacttggcacgatttgagaccatattACGCAGAaggttaaaatatactttttgttacgaaaattaaatcagaagttGAAATAgatcaagttacatttgtaaaaattgaacTACCGGGAacacactaaaaataatgtcattcaaaaattttcacgaaaaggggttgaagattttttaaatataaatcgttcatctTTTGATTTATAGTTTTGTTAAATGATTAATGAAGTGATTAGTTTcgcaaaatataaatagaaaggggtgaaatatTGGTTAAAAATTTACAGCGATTTCCACGCGggagaagtcgcgggcgtccgccagtctATTGTCAGTCTGTACCACAGACTACCTACTCGAGTAAATCCGCGCTCGAGACAGTCTGT
Above is a window of Bicyclus anynana chromosome 8, ilBicAnyn1.1, whole genome shotgun sequence DNA encoding:
- the LOC112050706 gene encoding uncharacterized protein LOC112050706 isoform X6 — protein: MHKLLPCAQCGESVCGADLEDHVRDSCALTMQTCRFCALELRRGSLPAHERYCGARTERCEQCGEWVMHKYRQLHLDSNHGFVRLDDDPAPTELSNKATNVPKPPSNINSSRPDPDRPRTETRHFRPTDSDAPHTKTPNISGTGNTGTSHPVVSTAIPGTSQTPLIPRSRLAPNFSSLSGDTSKSQTNASTAIDPVNVGADARAPEASGPSPPTVAATDGFGRERRNEAGARAREDDRRVNSAAATDEVSKNLRASGGAVKKRPAPQPPARAAPPDPRRDSALHSALQRQRGEEAARRERTAHNLARGLPPALSAAAKLDKLRKLDALHNRDGEERDRSHALQGRGWGAPDVPLGHVLGAATSGSSARPDVAELEAARRRRQLRDLKPMSAEQFEQRFGELQLRRGEDRFSQIKSSLQELRRGLSAVTAPYNVANNEAAHKCLSQGRGAAAVRVLRRAGAARRPGAASGALRQRRRPAVCRLTRRPPALGWTLQKARRPCTASVTDR
- the LOC112050706 gene encoding uncharacterized protein LOC112050706 isoform X1: MHKLLPCAQCGESVCGADLEDHVRDSCALTMQTCRFCALELRRGSLPAHERYCGARTERCEQCGEWVMHKYRQLHLDSNHGFVRLDDDPAPTELSNKATNVPKPPSNINSSRPDPDRPRTETRHFRPTDSDAPHTKTPNISGTGNTGTSHPVVSTAIPGTSQTPLIPRSRLAPNFSSLSGDTSKSQTNASTAIDPVNVGADARAPEASGPSPPTVAATDGFGRERRNEAGARAREDDRRVNSAAATDEVSKNLRASGGAVKKRPAPQPPARAAPPDPRRDSALHSALQRQRGEEAARRERTAHNLARGLPPALSAAAKLDKLRKLDALHNRDGEERDRSHALQGRGWGAPDVPLGHVLGAATSGSSARPDVAELEAARRRRQLRDLKPMSAEQFEQRFGELQLRRGEDRFSQIKSSLQELRRGLSAVTAPYNVANNEAAHKCLSQGRGAAAVRVLRRAGAARRPGAASDGLSAGPGAVPARAPRAARRLAARVAGAAHPVRVLHRAAAGVPHQRAPGALRQRRRPAVCRLTRRPPALGWTLQKARRPCTASVTDR
- the LOC112050706 gene encoding uncharacterized protein LOC112050706 isoform X7, which codes for MHKLLPCAQCGESVCGADLEDHVRDSCALTMQTCRFCALELRRGSLPAHERYCGARTERCEQCGEWVMHKYRQLHLDSNHGFVRLDDDPAPTELSNKATNVPKPPSNINSSRPDPDRPRTETRHFRPTDSDAPHTKTPNISGTGNTGTSHPVVSTAIPGTSQTPLIPRSRLAPNFSSLSGDTSKSQTNASTAIDPVNVGADARAPEASGPSPPTVAATDGFGRERRNEAGARAREDDRRVNSAAATDEVSKNLRASGGAVKKRPAPQPPARAAPPDPRRDSALHSALQRQRGEEAARRERTAHNLARGLPPALSAAAKLDKLRKLDALHNRDGEERDRSHALQGRGWGAPDVPLGHVLGAATSGSSARPDVAELEAARRRRQLRDLKPMSAEQFEQRFGELQLRRGEDRFSQIKSSLQELRRGLSAVTAPYNVANNEAAHKGEERLPCEFCGELVPPDDLVQHQERCGRDADLLFAD
- the LOC112050706 gene encoding uncharacterized protein LOC112050706 isoform X5; translated protein: MHKLLPCAQCGESVCGADLEDHVRDSCALTMQTCRFCALELRRGSLPAHERYCGARTERCEQCGEWVMHKYRQLHLDSNHGFVRLDDDPAPTELSNKATNVPKPPSNINSSRPDPDRPRTETRHFRPTDSDAPHTKTPNISGTGNTGTSHPVVSTAIPGTSQTPLIPRSRLAPNFSSLSGDTSKSQTNASTAIDPVNVGADARAPEASGPSPPTVAATDGFGRERRNEAGARAREDDRRVNSAAATDEVSKNLRASGGAVKKRPAPQPPARAAPPDPRRDSALHSALQRQRGEEAARRERTAHNLARGLPPALSAAAKLDKLRKLDALHNRDGEERDRSHALQGRGWGAPDVPLGHVLGAATSGSSARPDVAELEAARRRRQLRDLKPMSAEQFEQRFGELQLRRGEDRFSQIKSSLQELRRGLSAVTAPYNVANNEAAHKGEERLPCEFCGELVPPDDLVQHQTGCRPDLAQYRPAPPAPRAGSRPESPAPLIPCEFCTAPLPVYLISEHQCHKQYLHLV
- the LOC112050706 gene encoding uncharacterized protein LOC112050706 isoform X3, producing MHKLLPCAQCGESVCGADLEDHVRDSCALTMQTCRFCALELRRGSLPAHERYCGARTERCEQCGEWVMHKYRQLHLDSNHGFVRLDDDPAPTELSNKATNVPKPPSNINSSRPDPDRPRTETRHFRPTDSDAPHTKTPNISGTGNTGTSHPVVSTAIPGTSQTPLIPRSRLAPNFSSLSGDTSKSQTNASTAIDPVNVGADARAPEASGPSPPTVAATDGFGRERRNEAGARAREDDRRVNSAAATDEVSKNLRASGGAVKKRPAPQPPARAAPPDPRRDSALHSALQRQRGEEAARRERTAHNLARGLPPALSAAAKLDKLRKLDALHNRDGEERDRSHALQGRGWGAPDVPLGHVLGAATSGSSARPDVAELEAARRRRQLRDLKPMSAEQFEQRFGELQLRRGEDRFSQIKSSLQELRRGLSAVTAPYNVANNEAAHKGEERLPCEFCGELVPPDDLVQHQTGCRPDLAQYRPAPPAPRAGSRPESPAPLIPCEFCTAPLPVYLISEHQVRPLTTIVYSLVYIIKLTSFV
- the LOC112050706 gene encoding uncharacterized protein LOC112050706 isoform X2, with the protein product MHKLLPCAQCGESVCGADLEDHVRDSCALTMQTCRFCALELRRGSLPAHERYCGARTERCEQCGEWVMHKYRQLHLDSNHGFVRLDDDPAPTELSNKATNVPKPPSNINSSRPDPDRPRTETRHFRPTDSDAPHTKTPNISGTGNTGTSHPVVSTAIPGTSQTPLIPRSRLAPNFSSLSGDTSKSQTNASTAIDPVNVGADARAPEASGPSPPTVAATDGFGRERRNEAGARAREDDRRVNSAAATDEVSKNLRASGGAVKKRPAPQPPARAAPPDPRRDSALHSALQRQRGEEAARRERTAHNLARGLPPALSAAAKLDKLRKLDALHNRDGEERDRSHALQGRGWGAPDVPLGHVLGAATSGSSARPDVAELEAARRRRQLRDLKPMSAEQFEQRFGELQLRRGEDRFSQIKSSLQELRRGLSAVTAPYNVANNEAAHKCLSQGRGAAAVRVLRRAGAARRPGAASDGLSAGPGAVPARAPRAARRLAARVAGAAHPVRVLHRAAAGVPHQRAPVSQTVPTSCLRCYVTVCDTKR
- the LOC112050706 gene encoding uncharacterized protein LOC112050706 isoform X4 codes for the protein MHKLLPCAQCGESVCGADLEDHVRDSCALTMQTCRFCALELRRGSLPAHERYCGARTERCEQCGEWVMHKYRQLHLDSNHGFVRLDDDPAPTELSNKATNVPKPPSNINSSRPDPDRPRTETRHFRPTDSDAPHTKTPNISGTGNTGTSHPVVSTAIPGTSQTPLIPRSRLAPNFSSLSGDTSKSQTNASTAIDPVNVGADARAPEASGPSPPTVAATDGFGRERRNEAGARAREDDRRVNSAAATDEVSKNLRASGGAVKKRPAPQPPARAAPPDPRRDSALHSALQRQRGEEAARRERTAHNLARGLPPALSAAAKLDKLRKLDALHNRDGEERDRSHALQGRGWGAPDVPLGHVLGAATSGSSARPDVAELEAARRRRQLRDLKPMSAEQFEQRFGELQLRRGEDRFSQIKSSLQELRRGLSAVTAPYNVANNEAAHKGEERLPCEFCGELVPPDDLVQHQTGCRPDLAQYRPAPPAPRAGSRPESPAPLIPCEFCTAPLPVYLISEHQERCGRDADLLFAD
- the LOC112050722 gene encoding uncharacterized protein LOC112050722 isoform X1 — encoded protein: MVSQIPCVPSYLARYTRIINTCTCIRQPPRCRSERPQHEAGVARAARPRRSSCEYWKRLLLWVLLGAGVASGAPQDADVAFVASETPRDVDVAFVAPQDADVAFVESPPVASTERGDLAQDDAETEAPDDAGAATEAERPTTPTAEAGGRTERPATTRIEIETERLISSTTAATESDRALSPRGAPLRTFTRAPRPPRPAPRFLSKLSYYSAGGGGGGGGGGGNLLPGGGKETRGFKSRCRCERIWNCPKLQITVPRCPDEYFLCCF
- the LOC112050722 gene encoding uncharacterized protein LOC112050722 isoform X4, translating into MLLLWVLLGAGVASGAPQDADVAFVASETPRDVDVAFVAPQDADVAFVESPPVASTERGDLAQDDAETEAPDDAGAATEAERPTTPTAEAGGRTERPATTRIEIETERLISSTTAATESDRALSPRGAPLRTFTRAPRPPRPAPRFLSKLSYYSAGGGGGGGGGGGNLLPGGGKETRGFKSRCRCERIWNCPKLQITVPRCPDEYFLCCF
- the LOC112050722 gene encoding uncharacterized protein LOC112050722 isoform X2, with product MRYLNFSKQTSGHPLLLWVLLGAGVASGAPQDADVAFVASETPRDVDVAFVAPQDADVAFVESPPVASTERGDLAQDDAETEAPDDAGAATEAERPTTPTAEAGGRTERPATTRIEIETERLISSTTAATESDRALSPRGAPLRTFTRAPRPPRPAPRFLSKLSYYSAGGGGGGGGGGGNLLPGGGKETRGFKSRCRCERIWNCPKLQITVPRCPDEYFLCCF
- the LOC112050722 gene encoding uncharacterized protein LOC112050722 isoform X3, translating into MDRLLLWVLLGAGVASGAPQDADVAFVASETPRDVDVAFVAPQDADVAFVESPPVASTERGDLAQDDAETEAPDDAGAATEAERPTTPTAEAGGRTERPATTRIEIETERLISSTTAATESDRALSPRGAPLRTFTRAPRPPRPAPRFLSKLSYYSAGGGGGGGGGGGNLLPGGGKETRGFKSRCRCERIWNCPKLQITVPRCPDEYFLCCF